The Streptomyces sp. NBC_00435 nucleotide sequence CCCGGCTCCATAATGTTGCGGTACCACCAGTGACCCATGACACCACCTCCCGATTTGGGGCGTAATGGGTAACTTACCGCTCCGGGCGAGCAGGTAGCGTTCGCGCCGATGACAGATTCGTACGACGGCCCGCCCCTGACGCCGCCCCCGGACCGGGCCTCCCTGCTCGACGGGGTCCGCTTCGCCTTCGGCACACTCACCGTGCTGCCCGCGCGCATCACCCGTTGGGACCGCCCCGCCGCCCGCACCGGGATGGCCTGCGCCCCGCTCGCCGGGCTGGTCGTGGGAGTCCTCGCGGCCGTGCCCGGCGTCCTGCTGCTGCTGTGCGGTGGCGGGCCGCTGCTCGCCGCGGCCGTCACCGTGGCGGTGCCGGCGGCGCTGACCCGCGCCCTGCACCTGGACGGCCTCGCCGACACGGTCGACGGACTGGGCAGCGCCAAGCCCGCCGACGCCGCGCTGCGCATCATGAAGCAGTCCGACATCGGCCCCTTCGGGGTGGTGGCGCTGGTGTTCGTGCTGCTGGTCCAGGTCGCGGCGCTGGCGAACGTGTACGCCGACAGCTGGGTCCGGGGCGCCCTCGCCGCCGTCCTGGCCGCCGTCGCCGCCCGGCTCGCGATGACCCTGGCCTCCCGGGACGGGGTCCCGCCGGCCCGCCCCGAGGGGCTGGGCGCGGCCGTCGCCGGAGTCGTCCCGCGCGGTGCGGCCGTCGCGATCGCGGCGCTGACCGTGGTCCTCGCCGGCGCGGCCGCGCTGCCGCTGGGGCTGCCGTCCGCCGCGCAGCACGCGGCGGCGGTGCCGGCCGCCCTGCTGGCCGCGGAACTCCTGCTCCGCCGCTGCGTACACCGCTTCGACGGGGTCACCGGCGACGTGTTCGGAGCCCTGGCCGAGGTCTCGGCGACGACGGTCCTGGTGGCACTGGCCCTGGGCTAGTGGGCCTGGGCTACTGGGCCTGGGCGCAGGTGCGGCGCCAGGCGCCCAGTTCGTACTTCTTCTCCAGGGAGCTGAGCTTCAGTCTGCTGGTGTCCGCGCAGAACCGGCTCGCCGGGAGCTCGTACTCCACGTGGAAGACCGCTTTGCCCGCCTCGATGAACGGGGTCAGCCGCGCGCACTCCCCGTACTGGGCGCACTGCTCGTTGACCGCGAAGTCGAAGTCCCCCACCAGCTGCGGGATCTGGTCGAGGTCGTTCTTCAGACCGACCGACAGGCCCCGGTCGTGGGCGAGCTTCGCGACCAGCCGGTTGTACGTCAGCTGGTCCCCGGCGGTGAGGGGGAAGCCGGACTTGTTGCGGTAGGCGTCCATGTTGTCCGGCTCCACCGCGTCGAAACCCTTGTCCCGGCACATGTCGAACCGCTTGGCGATCAGCGGCTCCAGCTCCGCGAGCCGCCGGATGTCGAGCCACCGCTCGCCCTCCCAGCCGTTGCCCTCCCCCCGCAGCGCCTTCGGGAAGGCCTCCGCGTCGGGCCGGAAGTCCTCCCAGGCACCGGTGGAGAGGTAGCAGATGGTCCGCCGGCCGGCCTTCTTCAGCTCGGCGACCTGCTCCGTGGTGGTGGTGAACCCGTCGACGTCGTAGACCGCCGCCCGCACCGAGGTGTCGAGCTTCCCGGTGAGCTGCCACTGCCAACTGACCCCCGGCCGCGGCTGCCAGCGTTCCCCGGGCGCCGGGGCGGGCGAGAGGTCGTCCGGCTGGCCCCCGTCCTCGTCCGGGGCGGCAGTGCAGGCCGCGAGCAGCAGGAGCGGTACGAGGACCAGCAGGCGGCCGGTGGACCGGCGTCTCATCCGGTGGCCTCCAAGGCGTACGGCAGGGTTCCCCACGGGTGCGCGCCGGTCCCGGGGACCGCGCAGTGCACGCCGGCCCCCCGCTGGGCCGCGAGCCGCTCGGCGAGGGCTGCGGCCGGGGCGCCCGGCGGGACGGCGTACACGAGGTGACAGAACCGGTGGGCGGGGTGGTCCGCGGTCCACGGGGGTGCGGCGGCCGCGTCCCGGTAGGCGTCCCAGGGCCCCTCGAAGGTGACGAGCAGGTCGGCGAGTTCGGCGTAGCCGGGATGCGGGTGCATTCCGTGGTTGAGGACCACGGTACGGGCCCCGGCGGCCCGCGCGGCGACGACGAGCCGTTTGTAGTGCGGCAGGAACTCCGGCCCGGCGGCCGCCTGGTCGAGGAAGGTCCCGTCGGCCTCGTACCAGTCGCGGTGGCGCAGCATGTCCTGGACGACGGCGGCGTGCGGGCGGCGCCCGTAATCGGTGTCGGCGTACCCGAGGACGGGCACCCCGGCCCCGCGCAGCCGCTCGGCGACGGCGGCGAACCGCTCGTCGGGGGCCTTGCCCGGCCCGCTGGCGGGGTTGAGCACCACCGAGTGCAGCCGGCCCGCGGAGCGGATGAGCTGCTCCCAGTCCTCGGGGCGGTCGGCGGGATGCTCGTAGAGGGGCACCAGCAGCATGAGGTCCTTCTTCTCGTACGGGGCCACGTGCGTCGGCGGCGACGCACGTGGGTCGGCGGTGACTGGGCGGGTCGGCGGTGACGGCGCCGGTCAGCGGTGACCGCGCGGCTCAGCGGTGGGCCGTGGCGCGGCCGAGCAGCAGGCAGACCAGGGTGCCCAGCGCGAGCGCCGCCGCTCCGGCGACGGCCAGCTGCACGACGCGCGGCTGCCCGAGTCCCAGGAGCAGGGCCAGGCTCTGCGCGACCGCGGCCGAGGCGCAGACCACCGCGGCGGGCCGGACCGCCCCGAAGGACTGCAGGAGCAGCCCGGTCCACATCACGGTGCCGAGCAGCAGCAGGGTGGCGACGCGGGCCCCGGTCAGGCCGGGCGCGCCGGGCCAGAGCAGGGTCCCGGTGACGCCGAGGGCCAGCAGCACCGCCAGGTAGGCGGTGAGGCACTGGGCCAGGGTGGCGAGCATCCGCAGCCAGAACTGCCGCGGTGAACGGGCCGCCCGCAGACCCGCGAGGCTGCCGCTGCGGAACCGGTGGAGCAGCCATTCGGCGGGCCCCATGCTGAGGGTGAGGGCCACCGCCGAGGGGGCCGCGACCGCCTCGGCGGGACCGCCGGCGAGCACCTCCCCCAGGGCGGCGTACAGCACGAGCAGGCCGGTGCCCAGGCCGAACACCCCGTACGGCACGGAGTCCCCGAGCCGGGGGCCGCGCGGCGCGTACTCCTCCTCGGCGCCGCGCAGCATCTGCCAGCGCACCGGGCCCCGCTCGCCCGGCCGGCGCTCCGTCCAGCCGCGGACGCGGAGCACGAGGGCCCGTACGCCGTCGGCCAGCGGCAGTTCCCGTACGGCCAGGACGCAGGCGGCCAGCAGGGAGAGCACCAGCAGGGACACCCGCAGCGGAACGGGCAGTTCCAGGAAGAGCGAGAGCAGCGCCCCGGCGGCCATCGGCGCGAGCGCGCCCAGCAGCAGCCGCTCCCGCCCGAGCACCAGCAGCACGGTGGCGGCCCCGACGTACAGGGCCTGGCCCGCGGCGAAGGCGTAGGAGAACGGGGGCCCGCCGGGCACCGCCAGCGCGGCGGCGATGCCCAGCAGGGCCCCCGCGGGGGCTCCGGCGAGCAGGGTCCGCCCGGCGGCGGCCCGGTCGCCGAGGCCGAGCCAGGAATACGCCCGGTGGGACAGGGTCTGGTCCCAGACCCAGCCGATGAGTGCCCCGGCGAGCAGCGTCAGCGTCCCGGCGGGCAGCCCCAGCCGGTCCTTGGGCCCTTCCAGCAGGGGCGCGCCCAGCAGGTAGGCGAGGCCGGGCAGGGCGAAGATCACCCCGCGCAGCAGGCAGGCGGTGAGGGAGACCTTCCAGGGGTCGGGGACGCGGGCCGGCTCCGGGAAGGAGCGCGGCACCCGGGCGTAGAGCTCCTCGGCGAGGCCGAAGGAGTCCTCTCGCCCGTAGGCGAGGCGGATGTGCTCGTCGGTCATCCCGTCGGATTCGAGGATGGCGGCGATCTCGTCGGGATGGACGGCCGCGGCGATGAACACGTCGAGACGCTCCGCGAGTTCGTCCATCGGGTCGGCGGCCGGGGAGGCGCCGCGCCGGGGCCGCGGGATGGCGGGCAGGGTGTCGCCGCCGGGGATTTTCAGCCAAAGTGATCCGCTCACCACAGGCTCCCGTCGGCCGCGAGTTCCTTGTACCAGGGATCGGCGAGGCGCTGGGTCCACTCGTCGCCCACGTGAACGGGCAGCACGGGCTGGCCGGCGAGCTCGCGGTAGATGTGGCGGAAGCCGTCCACGGACTGGTGGAGCGTGAACTTCTCCACCACCCGCTTGCGGGACATCCGTCCCAGCTCGGCGCGGCGTCCGTCGTCGCGCAGCAGCGCGAGGGTGGCGCGGGCCATGGTCTCTGGCTCGCGCGGCGGGACGACGAGGCCGGTGTCGCCGACGGCCTCGCGGACCCCGCCCACGTCGGTGGAGACGGTGGTGCGGCCGCAGGACATGGCCTCGATGATGGAGAAGGGGAAGCCCTCGCTGATGGAGGAGAGCATCACGATGGAGCCGGCCGCGTAGGCCCTGGCCACGTCGCTGATGCGGCCTTCGTAGCAGATCCCGTCGGTCACCCCCAGTTCGGCGGCGAGCTTCTCCAGCTTGAGCTTGTACTCCTCGCAGCCGGCGGGGACCGGGCCGAAGAGCCGCAGACGCAGGGCGGGCAGTTCCTCGCGCATGAACGCGTAGGCCCGGATGAGGGTTTCGAGGTCCTTGATGGGGTCGATGCGGCCGCACCAGCTGAGGGTGGGCACCTCCGGCTCGGGACCGGCCTCGGGGAAGGCGTGCGGGTCGACGCCGTTGTAGACGGTGCGGATCCGCTCGGAGTCGGCGCCCCCGCGCTCCTCCCAGCGGCGGTTGTACTGGTTGCACGGGGTGATCAGGTCGGCCTGCCGGTAGCCCTCGGTGTTGAGCTCGCGGTAGAAGCCGAGCATGAGTGCCTTGACGGGCCAGCGCTGTTCGGCGCTGCGGTAGCCCAGGTAGCGCTCGCGCAGGTAGATGCCGTGCTCCGTGAGGAGGAACGGCACTTTGTCGAGGTACTTGGCGGCGAGGGCCGGCAGGGTGGCCAGTCCGCTGCTCACGGCGTGCGCGACGCTGTCCGGCGGGATGCGCACACCGAGCGGGCGCAGCGCGTGTTCCAGCAGGTCGGTGGCGGTGAGCGCGTCGTGGATGGTGGGCTCGGCGGCCGCGGTCACCAGCCCCGGGCGGGTCCAGACGTCCATCAGCAGGCGCAGGACCGACTCCGAGCGCAGGGCCGGGGCGAGCCGGCCGGAGCGGGCCAGCAGGGCCAGTTCGCGCAGGGACTCGGAGAATCCCCCGCGGGCGGGATCGAGCAGGGAGAGCAGGAAGGTCTCGTAGGTCTCGGTGAAGCGGCGCCGGCCCTTGCCCCGCAGGCCCGAACGGAGTTTCCTGGCCGGCGGAGCGCCCCAGAGCGGGACGGCGGTGTGGCGGTAGACGTTGCGCGGCAGTTCCCAGGTGACCGGCTCGCGTCCGGAGCCGGTCAGGGCTATGACGTTGAAGTCGACCTCCGGCATGCCGCGGACCAGTTGGTCGCACCAGGTGCTGACGCCCCCGTGGACGTGCGGGTAGGTGCCTTCGGTGAGCATGGTGACGTGACGCCCATGACTCATGTGGTGTGTCCCCCCAAGGACGGAAAAGGGGCCGGCGCCCATGGTTGACGGAACGCCGGCGCTAGGTGGTACGCGTGGCTGGCCTCTACGTGCCCGGGACGGTCAGGGCATGTGCAGCGTGACGGCGCTCTGGAGCAGCTCCGGGGCGGCCCAGGTGGAGCGGGAGCCGGCGTAGGCGGTGCCGAAGTCCGCGGTGCCGAGGAGGAGCTGCTTCTTGGTGCCGGTGGGTGCGGTGACCGGAGCCACGACTCCGGAGGGCG carries:
- a CDS encoding adenosylcobinamide-GDP ribazoletransferase, which codes for MTDSYDGPPLTPPPDRASLLDGVRFAFGTLTVLPARITRWDRPAARTGMACAPLAGLVVGVLAAVPGVLLLLCGGGPLLAAAVTVAVPAALTRALHLDGLADTVDGLGSAKPADAALRIMKQSDIGPFGVVALVFVLLVQVAALANVYADSWVRGALAAVLAAVAARLAMTLASRDGVPPARPEGLGAAVAGVVPRGAAVAIAALTVVLAGAAALPLGLPSAAQHAAAVPAALLAAELLLRRCVHRFDGVTGDVFGALAEVSATTVLVALALG
- a CDS encoding endo alpha-1,4 polygalactosaminidase; protein product: MRRRSTGRLLVLVPLLLLAACTAAPDEDGGQPDDLSPAPAPGERWQPRPGVSWQWQLTGKLDTSVRAAVYDVDGFTTTTEQVAELKKAGRRTICYLSTGAWEDFRPDAEAFPKALRGEGNGWEGERWLDIRRLAELEPLIAKRFDMCRDKGFDAVEPDNMDAYRNKSGFPLTAGDQLTYNRLVAKLAHDRGLSVGLKNDLDQIPQLVGDFDFAVNEQCAQYGECARLTPFIEAGKAVFHVEYELPASRFCADTSRLKLSSLEKKYELGAWRRTCAQAQ
- a CDS encoding spherulation-specific family 4 protein, whose translation is MLLVPLYEHPADRPEDWEQLIRSAGRLHSVVLNPASGPGKAPDERFAAVAERLRGAGVPVLGYADTDYGRRPHAAVVQDMLRHRDWYEADGTFLDQAAAGPEFLPHYKRLVVAARAAGARTVVLNHGMHPHPGYAELADLLVTFEGPWDAYRDAAAAPPWTADHPAHRFCHLVYAVPPGAPAAALAERLAAQRGAGVHCAVPGTGAHPWGTLPYALEATG
- the pelF gene encoding GT4 family glycosyltransferase PelF, with the translated sequence MSHGRHVTMLTEGTYPHVHGGVSTWCDQLVRGMPEVDFNVIALTGSGREPVTWELPRNVYRHTAVPLWGAPPARKLRSGLRGKGRRRFTETYETFLLSLLDPARGGFSESLRELALLARSGRLAPALRSESVLRLLMDVWTRPGLVTAAAEPTIHDALTATDLLEHALRPLGVRIPPDSVAHAVSSGLATLPALAAKYLDKVPFLLTEHGIYLRERYLGYRSAEQRWPVKALMLGFYRELNTEGYRQADLITPCNQYNRRWEERGGADSERIRTVYNGVDPHAFPEAGPEPEVPTLSWCGRIDPIKDLETLIRAYAFMREELPALRLRLFGPVPAGCEEYKLKLEKLAAELGVTDGICYEGRISDVARAYAAGSIVMLSSISEGFPFSIIEAMSCGRTTVSTDVGGVREAVGDTGLVVPPREPETMARATLALLRDDGRRAELGRMSRKRVVEKFTLHQSVDGFRHIYRELAGQPVLPVHVGDEWTQRLADPWYKELAADGSLW